CTCTACAGCGATGTCTGGCCGCATCCTCCAGCGGAGAAAAGGTCTTTCAACCTCACGGTGATCGGTTTGCACAAGCTGCTGCTGATCATTCTTTTTGCCGTTGGGATGATCTATCTGGTGTCAGCATTTCTGAATTATTTCTATGGGATTGCGCTCCCCCTTAGGGTTATTTACCTGATGCTGGCCAGGATCGTCTGCGTGCTTATGATCCTCGGCTACGCCATCCGCAATAGCTGGACACGCCCCCGCCGCGAAAAGGGGCTGGATATCACGAGGGCATCAGCTCTGGTCCGCAAGGATTTTCGAGAGCGCCGGGGCCGCTATCTGCTTCACGCAGTGGTTTATGCGCTGCTGGCCTTTATCTTTTCGGCATTTTACAACCTTATCGTGTTGAATGTGTTCTATCTGATTTTCAGCATCGTCGGTGTTTCGCCCAACCTCTATCTCGCTGTCACCAGCGGTTTCCCGGCATTGTTCTATGACATTATGGTGATTTGTGTGGCGCTGATGCTTTCCAACCTGCTTTTTTCCCCGCTGGTGAAGCTGGGGGTGGACCTGTCCGAAAGGCTGCATCCCCTCCGCAATCAGCCAATGGAGGAGGCCCCTGGTGGCGAAGCGGACTAAGAAACGTGTTACGCCCAAAACCAAGGCCAGGGATAGGTCGCTTTGGCTCTATCTGCTGATTCTTCTGCTCTGCGCGGGGATAGTATGGATGATAACCTTGCCGGATGACGCGATCGAAGAACCGGTGAAGGAACCTGTCGCTCGAGTCGCGGAATTCGACCTTAACAAGGTTATTGCGTCCCTGGAAACCAAGTTTTCTCTGCCCGAGGGTGGGATAAGCCGCAAGAAATCCCGTGGGGTGGAGCAACTCACCCTTCCCGTGGACCGCGGGAAAATGGACCTCAGCTATGCTAATTTCATCGTGAAAGGCGTGTTTGAAACACATGGGGCAAATCTCAGCTCCGGACGCGTTGAAGGAGGCAAACAAGTCCTCAGCTTTTCCAGGGGTGAGGATGAAATTTTGGTCAATCTGGTTTACGCCGCTCCCGCTGCCAGAAAAGCATCCTCCCAGAAATACATCGCCATAGTGGTGGATGACTTTGGCTCGGTGTCGGGCGAAATGCTTCAGCAATGGCTGGAATTGCCCACTGAGGTGTGTTTTGCCATCATTTCCCGCCTCAAGCACAGCGAGGAAACCATGAACCTCGCCAACGCCCAGGGGCGTGAAACGCTGGTCCACG
This region of Candidatus Cloacimonadota bacterium genomic DNA includes:
- a CDS encoding divergent polysaccharide deacetylase family protein; this translates as MAKRTKKRVTPKTKARDRSLWLYLLILLLCAGIVWMITLPDDAIEEPVKEPVARVAEFDLNKVIASLETKFSLPEGGISRKKSRGVEQLTLPVDRGKMDLSYANFIVKGVFETHGANLSSGRVEGGKQVLSFSRGEDEILVNLVYAAPAARKASSQKYIAIVVDDFGSVSGEMLQQWLELPTEVCFAIISRLKHSEETMNLANAQGRETLVHVPMEPIDYPRQNPGQDPILVQMDQARVEKTLLRHINSLPLCMGINNHMGSLATTDSDIMGWVMGVLKKKGKSFLDSRTSTVSIAYQEAQKARVPAYRNDLFLDSPNISDANLETRLGLVQELGQRKNTVVVISHCHNAEKLEYLKKFISRVKTLGFTLIPLSRVGKTDVPEIL